A section of the Gemmatimonadota bacterium genome encodes:
- a CDS encoding NAD-dependent dihydropyrimidine dehydrogenase subunit PreA (NADH-dependent; catalyzes the conversion of pyrimidines to 5,6-dihydro compounds in pyrimidine degradation), which yields MSIDTSVTFTGIRFENPFLLSSAPPTESEKNILRAFDAGWGGVVVKTIGLHPVVNVHGARTKFLRTDPDSNFITMKKSPGAALHSSWNWELISDKPLDWWIPRIEMIKAERPEKVLVASIMAGSGSQEELRAWQTLAQGCQDAGADALELNFSCPHMDRKDMGSNIGQEPELCSYVTEAVVEVARVPVWCKLTPSTDDIAAEAGACFRGGAAAVVSSNTFPSLPMVDADTLEFEINVDGMVSSGGLGGPAILPMSLANMAKIALAHPAGEYSGIGGVSDFRQALNYFLLGCGTVQVCTAAMLDRAIGPNVIQRLNDGLVEFLEAHAEDGWTSVEDFRGIRRDRIVAQSDIRRPDDADYRGGNGAEEGYADPAEEAAHA from the coding sequence ATGAGCATCGATACGAGCGTCACGTTTACGGGGATCCGTTTCGAGAACCCGTTCCTGCTTTCCTCGGCGCCGCCGACGGAATCGGAGAAGAACATCCTGCGCGCGTTCGACGCGGGCTGGGGTGGCGTGGTCGTCAAGACGATCGGCCTGCACCCCGTGGTCAACGTCCACGGCGCGCGCACCAAGTTTCTGCGCACCGATCCCGACAGCAATTTCATCACGATGAAGAAGTCGCCGGGCGCGGCGCTGCACTCGTCGTGGAACTGGGAGCTGATCTCCGACAAGCCGCTGGACTGGTGGATCCCGCGCATCGAGATGATCAAGGCGGAGCGCCCCGAGAAGGTGCTGGTCGCTTCGATCATGGCCGGCTCCGGCAGCCAAGAGGAGCTGCGCGCCTGGCAGACGCTCGCCCAGGGCTGTCAGGACGCCGGCGCCGACGCGCTGGAGCTGAACTTCTCCTGTCCGCACATGGACCGGAAGGACATGGGGTCCAACATCGGCCAGGAGCCCGAGCTGTGCTCGTACGTGACGGAGGCCGTGGTGGAGGTCGCCCGGGTCCCGGTCTGGTGCAAGCTGACGCCCTCCACCGACGACATCGCCGCGGAGGCCGGCGCGTGCTTCCGCGGAGGGGCCGCTGCGGTCGTGTCTTCGAACACCTTCCCGTCGCTGCCGATGGTGGACGCGGACACGCTCGAGTTCGAGATCAACGTGGACGGCATGGTGTCCAGCGGCGGCCTGGGCGGGCCGGCGATTCTGCCCATGTCCCTGGCGAACATGGCGAAGATCGCGCTGGCGCACCCCGCCGGCGAATACTCGGGCATCGGCGGCGTGTCGGACTTCAGGCAGGCGCTGAACTACTTCCTGCTCGGCTGCGGCACCGTGCAGGTTTGCACCGCCGCGATGCTCGACCGCGCCATCGGCCCCAACGTGATCCAGCGGCTGAACGATGGCCTGGTCGAGTTCCTCGAGGCGCACGCGGAGGACGGCTGGACGTCGGTCGAGGACTTCCGCGGCATCCGGCGCGATAGGATCGTGGCGCAGTCGGACATCCGGCGGCCAGACGACGCAGACTACCGCGGCGGCAACGGCGCCGAAGAGGGCTACGCGGATCCCGCCGAGGAGGCCGCGCATGCCTGA